In one Silene latifolia isolate original U9 population chromosome 10, ASM4854445v1, whole genome shotgun sequence genomic region, the following are encoded:
- the LOC141606311 gene encoding inositol transporter 1-like — translation MVLDSIPGSSGYLDSFPERRITYFSNGYVLGLTVVAGIGGLLFGYDTGVISGALLYIKDDFEEVKNSNLLQETIVSMAQVGAIIGAATGGWINDSFGRKKATLLADIIFAVGSFVMAAAPDPYVLIFGRLLVGLGVGVASVTAPVYIAEAAPSEVRGGLVSTNVLMITGGQFLSYLINLAFTEVPGTWRWMLGVSSLPAIIQFFSMLFLPESPRWLYVKGEKAKAVAVLSKIYDPFRLEDEVDLLAAAAEEDRHKKKARVLDVFRNKEIRLAFLVGGGLQAFQQFTGINTVMYYSPTIVQMAGFQSNQLALLLSLIVAGLNAAGTILGIYLIDHMGRRPLTLVSLSGVFASLVILAVSFFLQSTGVLAVVGLALYITFFSPGMGIVPWTVNSEIYPQAYRGICGGMAATVNWVSNVIVSESFLSIAAAAGTGPTFMILAGIALLAIVFVYLCLPETKALTFEEVEQIWKERAWGRSSNTQTLLNPTTTNERSRPSPSHYH, via the exons ATGGTATTGGATTCAATACCTGGGAGTTCAGGCTACTTAGATTCATTTCCTGAGAGAAGAATCACTTATTTCAGTAATGGGTATGTGCTTGGGTTGACTGTTGTTGCTGGTATTGGTGGTCTACTCTTTGGCTACGATACAG GTGTAATATCAGGAGCACTCCTATACATCAAGGATGACTTTGAAGAAGTCAAAAACAGCAACCTCTTGCAG GAAACAATTGTGAGCATGGCCCAAGTAGGTGCCATAATAGGGGCTGCTACAGGCGGATGGATTAACGATTCCTTTGGACGGAAGAAAGCTACACTCCTTGCAGATATCATATTCGCAGTTGGCTCATTTGTTATGGCAGCTGCCCCAGATCCTTACGTTCTTATATTCGGACGTCTGTTAGTTGGTTTGGGTGTTGGAGTGGCATCGGTTACTGCCCCTGTTTATATTGCAGAGGCAGCTCCTTCTGAAGTAAGAGGTGGACTAGTTAGCACTAATGTTCTCATGATCACTGGAGGACAGTTTCTTTCCTACCTCATTAACCTTGCTTTTACAGAG GTTCCAGGGACATGGCGATGGATGCTTGGAGTATCAAGTTTACCAGCTATTATACAATTCTTCAGTATGCTCTTTTTGCCAGAGTCACCACGCTGGCTTTACGTAAAG GGTGAAAAAGCCAAAGCAGTTGCTGTGCTTTCAAAGATTTATGATCCATTTAGATTAGAGGATGAAGTGGATCTACTTGCTGCTGCTGCCGAGGAAGACCGACATAAAAAGAAAGCTAGGGTCTTGGACGTTTTCAGGAATAAGGAAATAAGGCTTGCATTTCTTGTAGGAGGTGGTCTCCAG GCATTTCAGCAGTTTACCGGCATCAATACAGTCATGTATTACAGTCCAACTATTGTTCAAATGGCTGGTTTCCAGTCCAACCAGCTAGCCCTTCTCCTTTCGCTCATTGTCGCTGGCCTGAATGCTGCCGGAACAATCCTCGGCATTTACCTTATCGACCACATGGGCCGGcgtccattaaccctagttagttTATCAGGCGTGTTTGCCTCACTCGTCATCCTAGCTGTGTCCTTTTTCCTTCAGTCTACGGGTGTACTAGCTGTCGTGGGCCTAGCCCTCTACATCACCTTCTTCTCCCCCGGGATGGGGATTGTGCCTTGGACGGTGAACTCAGAGATCTATCCTCAAGCATACCGAGGCATATGTGGGGGAATGGCGGCCACAGTGAATTGGGTCTCAAACGTCATCGTCTCTGAGTCATTCCTTTCTATTGCCGCGGCTGCTGGTACCGGTCCCACTTTCATGATACTTGCTGGCATCGCGCTTCTTGCCATCGTTTTTGTATACCTTTGCCTTCCTGAGACAAAGGCGTTGACATTCGAGGAGGTCGAGCAGATTTGGAAAGAGAGAGCTTGGGGCCGCTCCTCTAACACACAAACGCTACTCAACCCAACGACGACAAACGAAAGGAGTCGGCCAAGCCCTAGTCATTATCACTAG
- the LOC141606315 gene encoding uncharacterized protein LOC141606315 — translation MAKTQQKNRQIFIEEEDEEIIQWKPKQKPIKKRIPQKVCLEGYVEPSDDDVLPRTKSLTDDDLDELKGCVDLGFGFSYDEIPELCNTLPALELCYSMSQKFLDEHNHSDTASSSGSETSSPMPTWKISSPGDHPEDVKARLKFWAQAVACTVKLCSSN, via the exons ATGGCAAAAACTCAACAAAAAAACAGACAAATCTTcattgaagaagaagatgaagaaatcATTCAAtggaaaccaaaacaaaaacccattAAAAAAAGAATCCCACAAAAAGTGTGTTTAGAAGGATATGTAGAACCATCAGACGACGACGTTTTACCAAGAACAAAGAGTTTAACTGATGATGATCTTGATGAATTAAAGGGTTGTGTTGATTTAGGGTTTGGTTTTAGTTATGATGAAATTCCTGAACTTTGTAATACTTTGCCTGCTTTAGAGCTTTGTTATTCAATGTCTCAGAAGTTTCTAGATGAACATAATCATAGTGATACGGCGTCGTCTTCGGGTTCCGAAACTTCTAGTCCTATGCCTACTTGGAAGATCTCTAGTCCTG GTGACCATccagaagatgtcaaagcaaggCTGAAATTTTGGGCGCAGGCGGTGGCATGTACTGTTAAACTCTGCAGTAGCAACTGA